One Channa argus isolate prfri chromosome 17, Channa argus male v1.0, whole genome shotgun sequence genomic window, TAAATCTTAGTTTGCTCAAGCTGTCTGTCTCCTCTAAATCCTTGAGAACATGGTGATGGAGCAAAACCGCACCAGGTTACATAACTGATtgagaaattgaaaaaaagtttGAGGATGAAGGAAGGCTGCATCGACTTGCAAGCCATTTCAGCGTAAGGCCATGCAAACTCAAAATTAGTCAAGGagtgtattttttaaagttgtagtaaaataatggaaattatATCAGTGCAGAAGTTTGCATCCCACTTGATAAAGTAGTTTGAtttaagaacatttgtactagctgtgagtgccggtccaagcccggcatccattgtaaaaactgtaacaaatcaacatgcggacaatgattcgctgtggcgaccctgaactcactggataagaAAGGTTTAAAGAAAAACGTCAAATCTCCACCCTTGCAGATTGTAACTCTTGGGTTCTTCTTCAAACCATAGAATGTTTTATTCTCTAGTCAGTGTGACCCTTTCATTTTGGTGACAATAGGCTTTTAGGGATTATAGCTCAGCTCTCAGCTCCCAACAGTGCAAGCTCAAACTTTAACACATACTCATGTACACCATtgccataaagttggaataaaatattttcgcttttcatgaaattattaatctaatgtgatttattcttgataaagtgcatatcttctcaaaactttaattttcacCCTGGTTtgaagagattgatcaataaaccacaattaagctttgtaaaaaaaaaacaaaagaaaaaaaagggggggtggggatgtgtctgaaaacaaaattattccaactttatgggcaaaaGTATAGTTTAAGCAGTGCATGTTTCAActtgttaaaaattaaacaaatctaatattttttaataaaaggagCACTCCCAAGTTCTCAGGACAAAGCCATGTCATGTTGTCCTCCACATAAAAAGCGAGGTCACACTGCCTGTGGTTTGTATGCATTAGAATCCAGATGGAAATGATAACAACATTGTTGTGAAGGACTGAAAttgaacacagaaacagacagaatgTACTTTATGTTGAAAAAGGTTCTTTATTATCAAAGCTTGCCGTGGGATTGAAACCGAAGACCTACTAAAAACCGTAAcgtagaaaacatttttttttagcatttcttttgcagaatgatgaaaaacaaaaactgctaaatatGAAGGTATGTAAATGTGATGTACAATGTCACATGTCCCTTTAGTATTAACTTAAATCCCATggttaatggaaaaaacaaagtgggcagaaacagaaagaaagtgttAAATGCGTTGTCTTGGTGAAGCTCCTGCACATTTAACACTGACAGAATAAATACTGTGTTGAATAATCAGAAGAACAATTCCCAAAGGAGAATTATCACTTCACACGAGCGAAAATACAGATGCACTTTACCAGAAAATTGCCCCTCCAGGTGATTAGGCTCATTTATGGTCAGGAATTTTAAGATATAAATACATCTAAAGTGCACCAAAGATACTACTTGCGTATCTTAAAGTCTTGTCAAGCCAAAGTACTACAGTTTAGCCCAAAGTGCTTTTATGCCCTGGATCCCTGGTTTTTGACAATTCTTTtgacaaaagcacaaaactgagatatttaaattttcaaaaggaaaaaaaaaaaaaacccatgtaGAAATGCGTGCAAATACACAATGCAACGTTCCTCATTTTTAGATCATTTTGCTCAGAAAATATTGCAAAACATAATGCAATTCATCACATGCAAGTTCTCTTGGTTTAAGTTCACAGGCCACATGTATATCCCTGATACAGGCTGCTTTTCACCCAAACTTTCAAGCAAAGAAAAAGGGGCAAAGACTTCAAAGCAGGTGTAGTtagacaggaacaggaaggaCCGGCAATCCTATACTGACCTTTATATTCTAAAGACCTAATAACCTTGTGCCAGGTAAGCAGAGCCCTTCTGATTTTACAGCGAGAAGTCAGAGAATGACTatgtgcatgtttctctattctCTTTGGTCAGTCTTTATGTTATGTACAAAGAAAACTTGGAGTGATGTTCAGTTAATATGTGCCACGCGTGTGTCTGCACCAAAGTAGTTTAGCATCGTCTGGACGAGCTCCGGAAGATCATAATCATGTTTCCAACCCCAGTCTCTCCGTGCATTGGAGTCATCAAAGTTCATTGGCCAGCTGTCAGCTAGAAAGAAGCAGGGAAAATTGAGGGAGGTGACacattcaataaaacaaaaaaaaaaagaaaaaaagagagaaaaaaaagagatttgatTTAAGTTTTCAGCATGCATccgttttctgttttaaatttagtATTAGTGTAACTTACCTATGGTCTGTCGTACACGGTCAACATCATATGTGACCTGCAGCTCGGGCATCTGCTTCTGAAGCTCCTGGGCCAGTTCCTCAGGGGTGAAGCTCATTGCATTGATGTTGTAAGTCCTCATGCTCAGTGAGTCAGCTGGTGCCTCCATCACCTCTAGTGTGGCACGTAGGCAGTCATCAATGTACATCATGGGCAGCCGTGTGTCAGGTTTCAAATTGCACTCAAACTTGCCGGTTTTGAGTGCATCGTGGAAAATCTGGACAGCATAGTCTGgtcagagacagaaataaaagcattagacaatttttaaatgaacacacataATCAACTATaggctaaaaagaaaaaaagtgcaacAGTGCCAAAGTATCTAAATACGTTTCAAAATAATAGTAGACAGAGTTTGGGTGTGGTGGCTGTTCAGGCAAGTAAAAATATGAAGATATGAGTTATCTGGTgatctaaaaatacaaacaagttACAACAGTTCAGTTACATAAACAAGTTATATAAAAGGAGCAGTACAGGAATAGAGGTATATTAAAATTGTAACCTTGTACAGGCTTTGAATTTAGGCTCTCACCTGTTGTGCCCCCTCCAGGCGTGGAATCAGCAGAAATAATTCCTGGGTAGCGAAGACAGCGAAAGTCCAGGCCGTACCGGTGGTGGTAATACTGTTGAAGAACAGAAAGGACTCAGTCTACTATGCACACACAGCCCAGCAATTAAACCATTTTAATGAAACACTGGCAACAGTGCAGTCATTTTCTTGCGGTCTTAAATTTTGAGAGGCGACCAGAAATGGGCTCTCACCTCTCCCATCAGCTCAGCATGTACTTTTGAGACACCATAGATTGTGCGAGGTCTCTGCACACAGAGATCTGGCGTGGGGTTACGTGGGGAAGTGGGGCCGAAGGCACCAATGGTGCTGGGCACAAACAGACGTAAGCCATGTTCGGCTGCGATGTCCAGGATGTTGTGAAGCCCTGACGataagacaaagaaaattagAAACTGCACTTCAACATTGAAGGGAAACATAATAAATGTTGGAGgccaaaactgtaaaactattACATGTTCCCTCACCAGTGATGTTAACAGAGCGTGCCAGGGACACGTTGGCCTCTCCAACAGCACTGAGGAGAGCACTGTAATGAATGAGCCAAGTGATACGGTTGTTCACCACAATTTCCCGCAGATTCTTGTAGTCCAGAATGTCTGAGTAGATAAAGGGGCCTGATggtagcaaaaaacaaacaatagattgtataataattatttcaacattttcttttaatattgtGCTTGTTAGGGGATGTTCCCTAGTTTCTAATAAATTCACCACCAGCACATTTCTTGGAAAGAACatttcttggaaaaaaaaaaaaagctcacttcagttttgtttacaaGCCATTACCTTCAACAGAcatcatgtctttggacagCTCACTGGCCGTGTGTCATATATTTGATTTGGACTAAACCATAAAAAATGTGAGGGGAAAAATGTGACGTCCTCttgaacataaaagaaaaatcactacAAACTGGTGATACCTCAGCTTGGGTATTCTTTAAATGGTCAGTTGAGACTGATGCAAAAAGCTGTGGAACATTTGTGACACATTAACAAGTTGCATCAGCTGGTCATTGCCAAATatgtg contains:
- the tdh gene encoding L-threonine dehydrogenase is translated as MQQCRLITQASAQRRKLRLFPITQVRPGCIYGTSMPILKTLSKVAKQALLSTPGCGCQPLTVAFRNISFSPRQVTSDASFHSVSFSETDHPKVLITGGLGQLGVGLAKLLRKRYGKNNVILSDIRKPPSNVFHSGPFIYSDILDYKNLREIVVNNRITWLIHYSALLSAVGEANVSLARSVNITGLHNILDIAAEHGLRLFVPSTIGAFGPTSPRNPTPDLCVQRPRTIYGVSKVHAELMGEYYHHRYGLDFRCLRYPGIISADSTPGGGTTDYAVQIFHDALKTGKFECNLKPDTRLPMMYIDDCLRATLEVMEAPADSLSMRTYNINAMSFTPEELAQELQKQMPELQVTYDVDRVRQTIADSWPMNFDDSNARRDWGWKHDYDLPELVQTMLNYFGADTRVAHIN